Proteins from a single region of Primulina tabacum isolate GXHZ01 chromosome 5, ASM2559414v2, whole genome shotgun sequence:
- the LOC142544725 gene encoding oleosin G-like, whose translation MADQQHSLRRPTSAASFIQKLRQHAPNSTQLVGFATLVISGGILLLLTGLTLTATVLGLIFLVPIILISSPIWVPLGTLLFIAVVGFLSFFGFGVAIAAAASWLYRYFRGFHPPGSDRVDYARTRMADTASHVKDYAMEYGGYLHGKVKDAAPGA comes from the coding sequence ATGGCCGATCAACAGCATTCCCTCAGGAGACCCACCTCCGCCGCCTCGTTCATCCAGAAACTGAGACAGCACGCACCCAACTCCACCCAGCTCGTGGGATTCGCCACCCTCGTCATCTCCGGTGGCATTCTCCTCCTCCTCACAGGGCTGACGCTCACCGCCACAGTCCTCGGCCTCATTTTTTTGGTGCCGATAATTCTCATCTCCAGCCCCATATGGGTTCCCCTCGGGACCTTGCTGTTCATCGCCGTAGTTGGCTTCCTCTCCTTCTTCGGGTTCGGAGTCGCCATCGCCGCCGCGGCTTCCTGGCTGTACCGGTATTTCAGGGGGTTCCACCCTCCGGGTTCAGATAGGGTCGACTACGCGAGGACCCGGATGGCTGATACGGCCAGCCATGTGAAGGATTACGCCATGGAGTACGGCGGGTATCTGCATGGCAAAGTGAAGGATGCGGCGCCTGGTGCTTGA
- the LOC142546366 gene encoding actin-depolymerizing factor 1 produces MANAASGMAVHDDCKLRFLELKAKRTHRSIVFKIEEKQKQVIVEKIGEPTQNYEDFTASLPPNECRYAVYDFDYVTAENCQKSRIFFIAWSPDTSRVRSKMIYASSKDRFKRELDGIQVELQATDPTEMDLDVIKSRLSK; encoded by the exons ATG GCAAATGCGGCATCTGGGATGGCTGTGCATGATGATTGCAAGCTAAGGTTCTTGGAACTGAAGGCGAAAAGGACTCATCGCTCCATTGTCTTCAAGATAGAGGAGAAACAGAAGCAAGTTATTGTTGAAAAGATTGGTGAGCCAACTCAAAACTACGAGGACTTCACTGCAAGTCTTCCTCCCAATGAGTGCCGTTATGCTGTTTATGATTTTGACTATGTGACTGCTGAGAATTGTCAGAAAAGCAGGATTTTCTTCATTGCTTG GTCTCCGGACACTTCACGGGTCAGAAGCAAGATGATTTATGCTAGCTCGAAGGACAGATTTAAGAGGGAACTAGATGGAATTCAAGTTGAACTACAAGCGACTGATCCAACTGAAATGGATCTTGATGTTATCAAGAGTCGTCTATCGAAGTAA
- the LOC142546367 gene encoding eukaryotic translation initiation factor 3 subunit A-like isoform X1 — MATFARPENALKRAEELINVGQKQESLEALHSFITSRRYRAWTRTHEKIMLKYVELCVDMRRGRYAKDGLIQYRGICQQVNITSLEEVIKHFMQMATEKAELARNQAHALEEALDVDDLEADKRPEDLLLSYVSGEKGKDRSDRELVTPWFKFLWETYRTVLEILRNNSRLESLYAMTAHRAFQFCKQYKRTTEFRRLSEIIRNHLSNLNKYRDQRDRPDLAVPESLQLYLDTRFEQLKVAAELELWQEAFRSIEDIYGLMCMVKKKPKASLMVIYYSKLLEIFWMSSSHLYHAYAWFKLLMFQKNFNKNLTHKDLQLIASSVVLAALSVPPYDRSYGAPHLELENEKERSLRVGNLISFDVESKPENKEVLSRSSLLFDLVSKGVMTCITQEVKDLYQILEHEFFPLDLALKVQPLLTKISKLAGKTASASSVPEIQLSQYVPFLEKLAALKLLQQVSQLYQTISIDNLSTIIPFFDFSTLEKISVDSIKYNFLTMKVDYRKSAIFFGSKSLESEGLRDHLSVFAASLSKARVMIYPPAKTTSKLEDRVSDLAEVIEKEHRRLLARKSIIEKRKEEQERQLLEMEREEEAKRQKLQKITEEAEQRRLATEFEQMKNQRILREIEERELEEAQALLQEAEKRGKKKGKKPILEGEKITMQTLMDLAHGEQLREKQETEKKVQKLAKTMDHLERAKREEAAPLIEAAFQRRLVEEEAMHKYEQQQETAMSRQRHTGDLEEKRRLGRLLENKQILHEKVLSHRMPEYKRLKEEKQERINQIIRSRKQEREAKRKMIYFLRSEEEKQKRLREEEEARKLEEMERHRKEDAERKAKLDEIAEKQRQRELELEEKENKRRDKLLRKSSSMFSRTETPALTHPAGAKPAVPVAVDAAPSTGKYVPRFRMAAEGGGQAPPTADKWSTGSRMDDHPPQQSDGWQDDRRPSFGGGGSSSRQSWSSTRARGDR, encoded by the exons ATGGCTACATTTGCTAGACCCGAGAATGCTTTGAAGCGAGCTGAAG AGTTGATCAATGTTGGACAAAAGCAAGAATCCCTCGAAGCTCTTCATAGTTTTATCACCTCAAGGAGGTACAGAGCGTGGACAAGGACACATGAGAAGATTATGTTGAAGTACGTAGAGCTATGTGTTGACATGAGGAGGGGAAGGTATGCCAAAGATGGTCTTATTCAGTACCGTGGTATTTGCCAACAAGTGAACATTACTTCACTGGAAGAGGTGATTAAGCATTTCATGCAGATGGCCACGGAGAAAGCCGAACTTGCTCGTAATCAAGCACATGCCTTGGAAGAGGCTCTGGATGTCGATGACCTAGAAGCAGATAAAAGGCCTGAAGATCTTCTTTTGAGCTATGTTAGTGGTGAGAAAGGAAAAGACAGATCTGATCGTGAACTTGTAACACCATGGTTCAAGTTTTTATGGGAGACATACAGAACGGTGTTGGAAATTTTACGAAACAACTCAAGATTGGAGTCCCTGTACGCG ATGACTGCTCACCGAGCCTTTCAATTCTGTAAGCAATACAAAAGAACTACAGAATTTCGGAGGTTGTCTGAAATTATTCGGAATCATCTTTCAAACCTTAACAAGTATAGAGACCAGAGGGATAGGCCTGACCTTGCTGTTCCAGAAAGCTTGCAGTTGTATCTTGACACTAGATTTGAGCAACTGAAAGTTGCTGCTGAACTTGAACTTTGGCAG GAAGCATTTCGTTCGATTGAGGATATATATGGATTGATGTGCATGGTGAAAAAGAAACCTAAGGCTTCCTTGATGGTTATCTACTATTCAAAGCTTTTAGAGATATTCTGGATGTCATCCAGCCATCTTTACCATGCTTATGCATGGTTTAAGCTTTTGATGTTTCAGAAGAACTTTAACAAGAACTTAACTCATAAGGATTTGCAATTAATAGCTTCATCAGTTGTTTTAGCTGCTCTTTCAGTACCTCCATATGATCGTTCCTATGGAGCACCTCATCTCGAGCTTGAAAATGAGAAAGAACGGAGTTTGAGAGTGGGTAACCTTATTTCATTTGACGTTGAATCCAAGCCTGAGAACAAAGAAGTG CTTTCCAGGTCCTCCCTTCTTTTTGATTTG GTTTCCAAGGGTGTGATGACCTGTATAACTCAGGAAGTGAAGGATCTTTACCAAATTTTGGAACACGAGTTTTTCCCTTTAGACTTGGCACTGAAAGTACAGCCCTTGTTGACAAAAATCTCAAAGCTCGCGGGTAAGACTGCTTCTGCTTCTTCTGTTCCAGAAATACAGCTGTCACAGTATGTTCCTTTTCTAGAGAAACTTGCAGCTCTGAAGTTACTGCAGCAG GTCTCACAGTTGTACCAGACAATCAGTATTGACAACCTGTCAACAATAATTCCTTTTTTTGATTTTTCTACTCTTGAGAAGATTTCTGTGGATTCAATCAAGTATAACTTTTTAACAATGAAAGTGGATTATCGGAAGAGTGCCATTTTTTTTGGTAGTAAG AGTCTGGAATCGGAGGGCCTACGAGATCACCTGTCCGTCTTTGCAGCATCTCTTAGCAAAGCAAGGGTAATGATTTACCCCCCCGCTAAGACAACCTCAAAATTGGAGGACAGAGTTTCTGATTTAGCTGAAGTCATTGAAAAAGAACACAGAAGACTTCTTGCACGCAAATCAATAATCGAAAAACGCAAAGAAGAACAAGAACGCCAGCTTTTGGAGATG GAACGCGAGGAAGAGGCAAAGAGGCAGAAGTTGCAAAAAATAACTGAAGAGGCAGAGCAGAGAAGGCTCGCCACTGAGTTCGAGCAGATGAAAAATCAAAGAATTCTAAGGGAAATAGAAGAACGTGAACTTGAGGAGGCCCAAGCTTTGCTGCAGGAAGCTGAAAAACGTGGCAAGAAGAAAGGGAAGAAGCCAATTTTAGAGGGA GAAAAAATTACCATGCAGACTTTGATGGACCTGGCCCATGGTGAGCAACTCAGGGAAAAGCAGGAAACGGAGAAAAAAGTACAGAAGCTTGCCAAGACAATGGATCACTTGGAGAGGGCAAAAAGAGAAGAGGCAGCTCCACTTATTGAAGCTGCGTTCCAAAGGAGATTAGTGGAAGAAGAAGCTATGCATAAATATGAGCAGCAG CAAGAGACTGCTATGAGCAGACAGCGACATACTGGAGACCTAGAAGAAAAGAGGAGGCTTGGGCGTTTGTTGGAGAACAAG CAAATACTCCATGAAAAAGTGCTTAGCCATAGGATGCCTGAGTACAAGAGACTCAAGGAGGAGAAACAAGAAAGGATAAATCAGATTATCAGATCACGTAAACAGGAAAGGGAGGCTAAGAggaaaatgatatattttctgaGATCTGAAGAAGAGAAACAAAAAAGATTGCGTGAAGAGGAGGAAGCGAGGAAGCTTGAAG AGATGGAGCGGCATAGGAAAGAGGATGCTGAGCGAAAGGCCAAGCTCGATGAAATAGCGGAAAAGCAGAGGCAGCGGGAGCTGGAGCTggaggaaaaagaaaacaagCGGAGAGACAAGCTCTTGAGGAAATCATCCTCCATGTTCTCAAGGACCGAGACCCCTGCCTTAACTCATCCGGCGGGCGCAAAACCTGCTGTCCCAGTTGCTGTTGATGCTGCACCATCAACTGGTAAATACGTGCCCAGGTTCAGAATGGCTGCCGAGGGTGGTGGCCAGGCCCCTCCAACAGCTGATAAGTGGTCTACTGGGAGCAGAATGGACGATCATCCACCTCAGCAAAGTGACGGGTGGCAGGATGATAGGAGACCATCCTTCGGAGGTGGTGGTAGTTCCTCGAGGCAGTCTTGGTCATCCACCAGGGCTCGAGGTGATCGGTGA
- the LOC142546367 gene encoding eukaryotic translation initiation factor 3 subunit A-like isoform X2, which produces MATEKAELARNQAHALEEALDVDDLEADKRPEDLLLSYVSGEKGKDRSDRELVTPWFKFLWETYRTVLEILRNNSRLESLYAMTAHRAFQFCKQYKRTTEFRRLSEIIRNHLSNLNKYRDQRDRPDLAVPESLQLYLDTRFEQLKVAAELELWQEAFRSIEDIYGLMCMVKKKPKASLMVIYYSKLLEIFWMSSSHLYHAYAWFKLLMFQKNFNKNLTHKDLQLIASSVVLAALSVPPYDRSYGAPHLELENEKERSLRVGNLISFDVESKPENKEVLSRSSLLFDLVSKGVMTCITQEVKDLYQILEHEFFPLDLALKVQPLLTKISKLAGKTASASSVPEIQLSQYVPFLEKLAALKLLQQVSQLYQTISIDNLSTIIPFFDFSTLEKISVDSIKYNFLTMKVDYRKSAIFFGSKSLESEGLRDHLSVFAASLSKARVMIYPPAKTTSKLEDRVSDLAEVIEKEHRRLLARKSIIEKRKEEQERQLLEMEREEEAKRQKLQKITEEAEQRRLATEFEQMKNQRILREIEERELEEAQALLQEAEKRGKKKGKKPILEGEKITMQTLMDLAHGEQLREKQETEKKVQKLAKTMDHLERAKREEAAPLIEAAFQRRLVEEEAMHKYEQQQETAMSRQRHTGDLEEKRRLGRLLENKQILHEKVLSHRMPEYKRLKEEKQERINQIIRSRKQEREAKRKMIYFLRSEEEKQKRLREEEEARKLEEMERHRKEDAERKAKLDEIAEKQRQRELELEEKENKRRDKLLRKSSSMFSRTETPALTHPAGAKPAVPVAVDAAPSTGKYVPRFRMAAEGGGQAPPTADKWSTGSRMDDHPPQQSDGWQDDRRPSFGGGGSSSRQSWSSTRARGDR; this is translated from the exons ATGGCCACGGAGAAAGCCGAACTTGCTCGTAATCAAGCACATGCCTTGGAAGAGGCTCTGGATGTCGATGACCTAGAAGCAGATAAAAGGCCTGAAGATCTTCTTTTGAGCTATGTTAGTGGTGAGAAAGGAAAAGACAGATCTGATCGTGAACTTGTAACACCATGGTTCAAGTTTTTATGGGAGACATACAGAACGGTGTTGGAAATTTTACGAAACAACTCAAGATTGGAGTCCCTGTACGCG ATGACTGCTCACCGAGCCTTTCAATTCTGTAAGCAATACAAAAGAACTACAGAATTTCGGAGGTTGTCTGAAATTATTCGGAATCATCTTTCAAACCTTAACAAGTATAGAGACCAGAGGGATAGGCCTGACCTTGCTGTTCCAGAAAGCTTGCAGTTGTATCTTGACACTAGATTTGAGCAACTGAAAGTTGCTGCTGAACTTGAACTTTGGCAG GAAGCATTTCGTTCGATTGAGGATATATATGGATTGATGTGCATGGTGAAAAAGAAACCTAAGGCTTCCTTGATGGTTATCTACTATTCAAAGCTTTTAGAGATATTCTGGATGTCATCCAGCCATCTTTACCATGCTTATGCATGGTTTAAGCTTTTGATGTTTCAGAAGAACTTTAACAAGAACTTAACTCATAAGGATTTGCAATTAATAGCTTCATCAGTTGTTTTAGCTGCTCTTTCAGTACCTCCATATGATCGTTCCTATGGAGCACCTCATCTCGAGCTTGAAAATGAGAAAGAACGGAGTTTGAGAGTGGGTAACCTTATTTCATTTGACGTTGAATCCAAGCCTGAGAACAAAGAAGTG CTTTCCAGGTCCTCCCTTCTTTTTGATTTG GTTTCCAAGGGTGTGATGACCTGTATAACTCAGGAAGTGAAGGATCTTTACCAAATTTTGGAACACGAGTTTTTCCCTTTAGACTTGGCACTGAAAGTACAGCCCTTGTTGACAAAAATCTCAAAGCTCGCGGGTAAGACTGCTTCTGCTTCTTCTGTTCCAGAAATACAGCTGTCACAGTATGTTCCTTTTCTAGAGAAACTTGCAGCTCTGAAGTTACTGCAGCAG GTCTCACAGTTGTACCAGACAATCAGTATTGACAACCTGTCAACAATAATTCCTTTTTTTGATTTTTCTACTCTTGAGAAGATTTCTGTGGATTCAATCAAGTATAACTTTTTAACAATGAAAGTGGATTATCGGAAGAGTGCCATTTTTTTTGGTAGTAAG AGTCTGGAATCGGAGGGCCTACGAGATCACCTGTCCGTCTTTGCAGCATCTCTTAGCAAAGCAAGGGTAATGATTTACCCCCCCGCTAAGACAACCTCAAAATTGGAGGACAGAGTTTCTGATTTAGCTGAAGTCATTGAAAAAGAACACAGAAGACTTCTTGCACGCAAATCAATAATCGAAAAACGCAAAGAAGAACAAGAACGCCAGCTTTTGGAGATG GAACGCGAGGAAGAGGCAAAGAGGCAGAAGTTGCAAAAAATAACTGAAGAGGCAGAGCAGAGAAGGCTCGCCACTGAGTTCGAGCAGATGAAAAATCAAAGAATTCTAAGGGAAATAGAAGAACGTGAACTTGAGGAGGCCCAAGCTTTGCTGCAGGAAGCTGAAAAACGTGGCAAGAAGAAAGGGAAGAAGCCAATTTTAGAGGGA GAAAAAATTACCATGCAGACTTTGATGGACCTGGCCCATGGTGAGCAACTCAGGGAAAAGCAGGAAACGGAGAAAAAAGTACAGAAGCTTGCCAAGACAATGGATCACTTGGAGAGGGCAAAAAGAGAAGAGGCAGCTCCACTTATTGAAGCTGCGTTCCAAAGGAGATTAGTGGAAGAAGAAGCTATGCATAAATATGAGCAGCAG CAAGAGACTGCTATGAGCAGACAGCGACATACTGGAGACCTAGAAGAAAAGAGGAGGCTTGGGCGTTTGTTGGAGAACAAG CAAATACTCCATGAAAAAGTGCTTAGCCATAGGATGCCTGAGTACAAGAGACTCAAGGAGGAGAAACAAGAAAGGATAAATCAGATTATCAGATCACGTAAACAGGAAAGGGAGGCTAAGAggaaaatgatatattttctgaGATCTGAAGAAGAGAAACAAAAAAGATTGCGTGAAGAGGAGGAAGCGAGGAAGCTTGAAG AGATGGAGCGGCATAGGAAAGAGGATGCTGAGCGAAAGGCCAAGCTCGATGAAATAGCGGAAAAGCAGAGGCAGCGGGAGCTGGAGCTggaggaaaaagaaaacaagCGGAGAGACAAGCTCTTGAGGAAATCATCCTCCATGTTCTCAAGGACCGAGACCCCTGCCTTAACTCATCCGGCGGGCGCAAAACCTGCTGTCCCAGTTGCTGTTGATGCTGCACCATCAACTGGTAAATACGTGCCCAGGTTCAGAATGGCTGCCGAGGGTGGTGGCCAGGCCCCTCCAACAGCTGATAAGTGGTCTACTGGGAGCAGAATGGACGATCATCCACCTCAGCAAAGTGACGGGTGGCAGGATGATAGGAGACCATCCTTCGGAGGTGGTGGTAGTTCCTCGAGGCAGTCTTGGTCATCCACCAGGGCTCGAGGTGATCGGTGA